In Pengzhenrongella sicca, a single genomic region encodes these proteins:
- the hrpB gene encoding ATP-dependent helicase HrpB produces MLEDPISRLLAAPPDLPVRSGLAELVAAIGAGGTAVLQAPPGTGKTTLVPPALAALVAGRVVVTQPRRIAARAAARRLAYLLGEPVGESVGYAVRGEHRGGAATRVEFVTTGVLLRRLQRDPDLPGTGGVVLDEVHERHLDGDLALALLVDVRANLRDDLALVAMSATVEAERTADLLGGAAGAPMIAVRGSLHPVAELWCPPPPRVARSDDRGVTPGFLDHVAACVRRALAEQVGDVLVFLPGAGEVMQVARRLAGVGADVRPLHGRLSHREQDLALTQGTRRRVVVSTAVAESSLTVPGVRVVVDAGLARQPRTDHRRGLAGLVTVSVSRAGATQRAGRAGREAPGAVYRCWSEGDHARLPEHPEPEIATADLTSFALDLACWGSPDGTGLALMDPPPAPAMAAARAVLVGIGAVGPAGAVTPRGRTIAGVGADPRLARALLDGAAVLGPRRAAEIVAVLADDVRAPGGDLVAALRSLRRGGPDAAAWAEQTRRLRAAVPASRGRAAHGTDRGTEHLTDDLAVGLVVALAHPDRIARLRSSGSAYLMASGTGAVLAAGSPLTGLGWLAIADADRGAGRRDAVVRSAAPIDESLALEAAPFLLRDEDHVGWDGGTVVARRISWLGAIELASAPLPDPPRALVAAAVRVGLDRDGLGLLPWSAAATTLRRRLAFLHATFGPPWPDVGDEALTRTLDAWLGPDLARVRSARDLQRIGVPAALRRLLPWPEAGRLDELAPERVTAASGAKVAVDYTADEPVLAVRIQDVFGWTATPRIAAGRVPLVLHLLSPARRPVAVTADLASFWRTGYPQVRGELRRRYPRHAWPDDPLTATATRTGGIARH; encoded by the coding sequence GTGCTCGAGGACCCGATCAGCCGGCTGCTCGCCGCCCCGCCCGACCTGCCGGTCCGGTCCGGGCTCGCCGAGCTCGTCGCCGCGATCGGCGCGGGCGGCACCGCCGTGCTGCAGGCGCCGCCCGGCACCGGCAAGACGACGCTCGTGCCGCCCGCGCTCGCCGCGCTGGTGGCCGGCCGCGTCGTCGTGACCCAGCCGCGGCGGATCGCGGCGCGCGCGGCGGCGCGCCGGCTGGCGTACCTGCTGGGCGAGCCGGTCGGCGAGAGCGTCGGGTACGCCGTCCGCGGGGAGCACCGCGGCGGCGCCGCGACCCGGGTCGAGTTCGTGACCACCGGCGTGCTGCTGCGGCGGCTCCAGCGGGACCCCGACCTGCCGGGCACCGGGGGAGTCGTCCTCGACGAGGTGCACGAGCGCCACCTGGACGGCGACCTCGCGCTCGCGCTGCTCGTGGACGTCCGGGCGAACCTGCGCGACGACCTCGCCCTCGTGGCCATGTCGGCCACCGTCGAGGCCGAGCGCACGGCCGACTTGCTCGGCGGCGCCGCCGGAGCGCCGATGATCGCCGTCCGGGGGTCGCTGCACCCCGTGGCCGAGCTCTGGTGCCCGCCGCCGCCGCGCGTCGCGCGGTCCGACGACCGCGGCGTCACCCCGGGCTTCCTCGACCACGTCGCCGCGTGCGTGCGGCGGGCCCTGGCCGAGCAGGTCGGCGACGTCCTCGTGTTCCTCCCGGGCGCGGGGGAGGTCATGCAGGTCGCGCGCCGGCTCGCCGGCGTCGGCGCCGACGTTCGCCCGCTGCACGGCCGGCTCTCGCACCGCGAGCAGGACCTCGCGCTGACCCAGGGCACGCGCCGCCGGGTCGTGGTCTCGACCGCGGTGGCCGAGTCCTCGCTGACCGTCCCGGGGGTCCGCGTCGTGGTCGACGCCGGCCTCGCTCGCCAGCCGCGCACGGACCACCGCCGCGGGCTCGCGGGGCTCGTGACCGTCAGCGTGAGCCGGGCGGGCGCGACGCAGCGCGCGGGCCGGGCCGGGCGCGAGGCGCCCGGGGCGGTCTATCGCTGCTGGTCCGAGGGCGACCACGCGCGCCTGCCGGAGCATCCCGAGCCCGAGATCGCGACGGCGGACCTCACCTCGTTCGCGCTCGACCTCGCCTGCTGGGGCAGCCCGGACGGCACCGGGCTCGCGCTCATGGACCCGCCGCCGGCCCCCGCGATGGCGGCCGCCCGGGCCGTCCTCGTCGGGATCGGCGCGGTTGGCCCGGCCGGCGCCGTGACGCCGCGCGGCCGGACCATCGCCGGCGTCGGCGCCGACCCGCGGCTCGCCCGTGCGCTGCTCGACGGCGCGGCGGTCCTCGGGCCGCGCCGCGCCGCCGAGATCGTGGCCGTGCTCGCCGACGACGTGCGCGCGCCGGGCGGCGACCTCGTCGCGGCGCTGCGGAGCCTGCGCCGCGGCGGCCCGGACGCCGCCGCGTGGGCCGAGCAGACCCGCCGGTTGCGGGCCGCGGTCCCCGCGAGCCGGGGCCGCGCCGCCCACGGCACCGATCGCGGCACCGAACACCTCACGGACGACCTCGCCGTCGGGCTCGTCGTCGCCCTCGCGCACCCGGATCGGATCGCCCGGCTGCGCTCGAGCGGCTCCGCGTACCTGATGGCCTCGGGAACGGGCGCCGTGCTCGCGGCCGGGAGCCCGCTCACGGGCCTGGGGTGGCTCGCGATCGCCGACGCCGATCGCGGCGCCGGGCGGCGGGACGCCGTCGTGCGGTCCGCGGCGCCGATCGACGAGTCCCTGGCGCTCGAGGCCGCGCCCTTCCTGCTGCGCGACGAGGATCACGTCGGGTGGGACGGCGGCACGGTGGTCGCGCGGCGCATCAGCTGGCTCGGGGCGATCGAGCTGGCGTCGGCCCCGCTGCCGGATCCGCCCCGGGCGCTGGTCGCGGCGGCCGTGCGCGTCGGGCTGGACCGCGACGGGCTGGGCCTGCTGCCCTGGTCGGCGGCGGCAACGACGCTGCGGCGGAGGCTGGCGTTCCTGCACGCGACGTTCGGGCCACCGTGGCCGGACGTCGGCGACGAGGCGCTCACCCGCACCCTCGACGCCTGGCTCGGCCCGGACCTGGCCCGCGTGCGTAGCGCACGGGACCTGCAGCGGATCGGTGTGCCCGCCGCCCTGCGCCGGCTGCTGCCGTGGCCGGAGGCGGGCCGGCTGGACGAGCTCGCCCCCGAGCGGGTCACCGCGGCGAGCGGCGCGAAGGTGGCGGTCGACTACACGGCGGACGAGCCCGTGCTCGCGGTCCGGATCCAGGATGTGTTCGGGTGGACGGCCACGCCGCGGATCGCGGCCGGCCGGGTGCCGCTGGTGCTGCACCTGCTCTCGCCGGCCCGGCGGCCGGTCGCCGTGACCGCCGACCTCGCGTCGTTCTGGCGTACCGGGTACCCGCAGGTCCGCGGCGAGCTGCGGCGGCGTTACCCGCGGCACGCGTGGCCCGACGACCCGCTGACCGCCACGGCGACCCGAACGGGTGGAATCGCACGGCATTAG
- the ppk2 gene encoding polyphosphate kinase 2 codes for MPKKPYEKELFRLQAELVTMQEWVRAEGKRLVVVFEGRDAAGKGSTIKRVTQYLNPRVARIAALPAPSDRERTQWYFQRYVDQLPAAGEIVLFDRSWYNRAGVERVMGFCTNDEYHRFLHQCPIFERMLVEDGVLLRKYWFSVSDAEQEARFRSRLDDPMRRWKLSPMDLESISRWEDYSRAKDQMMVHTDIPEAPWYVVESDDKRRARINMISHLLSTLPYTEVQRLPLALPARPPSTGYVRPPRDTQTYVPDHAGSLLA; via the coding sequence GTGCCCAAGAAGCCGTACGAGAAGGAGCTGTTCCGGCTCCAGGCCGAGCTCGTCACGATGCAGGAGTGGGTCCGCGCGGAGGGCAAGCGGCTCGTCGTGGTGTTCGAGGGCCGCGATGCCGCCGGCAAGGGCAGCACGATCAAGCGCGTCACGCAGTACCTCAACCCGCGCGTCGCGCGGATCGCGGCGCTGCCCGCGCCGAGCGACCGCGAGCGCACCCAGTGGTACTTCCAGCGGTATGTCGACCAGCTCCCGGCCGCCGGCGAGATCGTGCTGTTCGACCGGTCCTGGTACAACCGGGCCGGCGTCGAGCGCGTCATGGGGTTCTGCACCAACGACGAGTACCACCGCTTCCTGCACCAGTGCCCGATCTTCGAGCGGATGCTCGTTGAGGACGGCGTGCTGCTGCGCAAGTACTGGTTCTCCGTCAGCGACGCCGAGCAGGAGGCGCGCTTCCGGTCGCGGCTGGACGACCCGATGCGGCGCTGGAAGCTCTCGCCGATGGACCTCGAGTCCATCAGCCGCTGGGAGGACTACTCGCGCGCGAAGGACCAGATGATGGTGCACACGGACATCCCCGAGGCGCCCTGGTACGTCGTCGAGAGCGATGACAAGCGGCGCGCCCGGATCAACATGATCAGCCACCTGCTCTCGACGCTCCCGTACACCGAGGTCCAGCGCCTGCCGCTCGCGCTGCCGGCCCGGCCGCCCTCGACGGGGTACGTCCGGCCGCCGCGCGACACCCAGACGTACGTCCCCGACCACGCCGGTTCGCTGCTGGCCTGA
- a CDS encoding TIGR04053 family radical SAM/SPASM domain-containing protein, whose protein sequence is MPARVHGETVPATTVPTGGHHGGGKGLDYAKRPMLVFWETTRACQLACKHCRASATAQALPGELSTAEGIELLDQVAGFGRPYPILVLTGGDCLLRPDLFDLVEHATGLGLPVALAPSVTPALTAEMIDKIVASGVKAVSISLDGALADTHEGVRGIVGHFASTVQAIRALSAAGLTVQVNTTVMRANVDELADIADLITRAGASIWEVFFLVQVGRGVATEAVSPDEHEEICHFLYDASQHGFIVRTVEAPFFRRVVARRTAGDPAPAGALYTRLTDRLTALMGAPVGRPRAQTAATRDGKGIVFVAYDGEVYPAGFLPQPLGNVRDVPIGELYRDDPLLRRIRAADFTGRCGRCEYADLCGGSRARAFAATGDALAEDPACPYQPTTPALASV, encoded by the coding sequence ATGCCAGCTCGAGTGCACGGTGAGACTGTCCCGGCGACGACGGTGCCGACCGGCGGCCACCACGGCGGCGGTAAGGGCCTGGACTACGCGAAGCGGCCGATGCTGGTGTTCTGGGAGACGACGCGCGCCTGCCAGCTCGCGTGCAAGCACTGCCGAGCGAGCGCGACGGCGCAGGCGCTGCCCGGCGAGCTGAGCACGGCCGAGGGCATCGAGCTGCTCGACCAGGTCGCAGGGTTCGGCCGGCCGTACCCGATCCTCGTGCTCACCGGCGGCGACTGCCTCCTGCGCCCCGACCTGTTCGACCTGGTCGAGCACGCCACCGGGCTCGGGCTGCCGGTCGCGCTCGCGCCGTCGGTCACGCCCGCCCTCACCGCCGAGATGATCGACAAAATCGTCGCGAGCGGCGTTAAGGCCGTCTCGATCAGCCTCGACGGCGCGCTGGCCGACACCCACGAGGGCGTGCGGGGGATCGTCGGGCACTTCGCCTCGACCGTCCAGGCGATCCGGGCGCTCTCGGCCGCCGGGCTGACCGTCCAGGTCAACACGACCGTCATGCGCGCGAACGTCGACGAGCTCGCCGACATCGCCGACCTCATCACTCGCGCGGGCGCGAGCATCTGGGAGGTGTTCTTCCTCGTCCAGGTCGGTCGGGGCGTCGCCACCGAGGCCGTCAGCCCGGACGAGCACGAGGAGATCTGCCACTTCCTGTACGACGCCTCCCAGCACGGCTTCATCGTCCGGACCGTCGAGGCGCCGTTCTTCCGTCGGGTCGTCGCCCGGCGCACCGCCGGCGACCCGGCGCCGGCCGGTGCGCTGTACACGCGGCTGACCGACCGACTCACCGCGCTCATGGGCGCCCCCGTCGGGCGACCGCGGGCGCAGACGGCCGCGACGCGCGACGGCAAGGGAATCGTGTTCGTCGCGTACGACGGCGAGGTCTACCCCGCGGGATTCCTGCCGCAGCCGCTCGGCAACGTGCGCGACGTCCCGATCGGCGAGCTCTACCGTGACGACCCGCTGCTGCGTCGCATCCGCGCCGCCGACTTCACGGGCCGCTGCGGCCGGTGCGAGTACGCCGACCTGTGTGGCGGTTCGCGCGCGCGGGCGTTCGCGGCGACGGGCGACGCGCTTGCCGAGGACCCGGCCTGCCCCTACCAGCCGACGACGCCGGCGCTCGCGAGCGTCTGA
- a CDS encoding DUF72 domain-containing protein, producing the protein MAITVGTSGWSYDHWHPALYPDGLPASHRLGWYADRFATAELNASFYHWPRDASFARWRERLPEGFRLSVKAPRGLTHAKRLYAPEVWIDRIAAGWHELGDRRAVLLVQLAPQHARDDARLDYFLGRLPAWIRVAVELRHPSWAAEEVYALLGRHGAAYCVMSGAGLPCVLRATSDVVYVRLHGPDTDHLYGGSYSDAHLAWWAERMREWDRAGHDVLAYFNNDGGANAVRNAQTLRWMLGA; encoded by the coding sequence GTGGCGATCACCGTCGGGACCTCGGGCTGGAGCTACGACCACTGGCACCCCGCGCTGTACCCGGACGGCCTCCCGGCGAGCCACCGCCTGGGCTGGTATGCCGACCGGTTCGCCACCGCCGAGCTGAACGCGAGCTTCTACCACTGGCCCCGGGATGCGAGCTTCGCGCGGTGGCGCGAGCGGCTCCCGGAGGGGTTCCGGCTGAGCGTCAAGGCGCCCCGCGGCCTGACCCACGCCAAGCGGCTGTACGCGCCTGAGGTGTGGATCGACCGGATCGCGGCAGGTTGGCACGAGCTCGGGGACCGGCGGGCGGTGCTGCTCGTCCAGCTGGCCCCGCAGCACGCGCGCGACGACGCGCGGCTCGACTACTTTCTGGGCCGGCTGCCCGCGTGGATCCGGGTCGCCGTCGAGCTGCGCCACCCGAGCTGGGCGGCCGAGGAGGTCTACGCACTGCTCGGGCGGCATGGCGCGGCGTACTGCGTGATGAGCGGCGCGGGCCTGCCGTGCGTGCTGCGCGCGACGAGCGACGTCGTCTACGTCCGGCTGCACGGCCCGGACACCGACCACCTGTATGGCGGGTCGTACTCCGACGCCCACCTGGCGTGGTGGGCCGAGCGGATGCGCGAGTGGGACCGCGCCGGTCACGACGTCCTGGCGTACTTCAACAACGACGGCGGTGCGAACGCCGTCCGCAACGCCCAGACCCTGCGCTGGATGCTGGGGGCCTGA
- a CDS encoding D-hexose-6-phosphate mutarotase, which translates to MPTSETPPTPALPPSVQLGTGRGGLPVVRVTAREGTAEIYLHGAHVTGWTPVGGEPVLWMSAASEYRADAALRGGVPICFPWFGAHARDAAAPAHGFARLADWDLVGAVDHADGDVTVTLALGDTAATRASAWPHRFAARYAVTVGAHLTLRLEVDNLDVEPVRIEAALHTYLRVTDVRTAAVGGLEGAPFLDRLAGPEPVPGEAVPVRFTRETDRIYLGTEAAATLTDPGAGRTVTIAKHGSRSTVVWNPWVAKAAAMADFGDDEWPAMVCVETCAVGPDAIVLAPGASHAMTAVLTVGA; encoded by the coding sequence ATGCCAACCAGCGAAACCCCGCCCACCCCCGCGCTCCCACCCTCCGTGCAGCTCGGCACGGGTCGTGGCGGTCTGCCCGTCGTGCGGGTCACCGCGCGCGAGGGAACGGCCGAGATCTACCTGCACGGCGCCCACGTCACCGGGTGGACGCCCGTCGGTGGCGAGCCCGTCCTCTGGATGAGCGCGGCCAGCGAGTACCGGGCCGACGCGGCGCTGCGCGGCGGGGTGCCGATCTGCTTTCCCTGGTTCGGCGCGCACGCGCGCGACGCCGCCGCGCCGGCCCACGGCTTCGCACGCCTGGCCGACTGGGACCTGGTCGGCGCCGTCGACCACGCCGACGGCGACGTCACGGTCACGCTCGCCCTCGGGGACACGGCCGCGACCCGCGCCTCCGCGTGGCCGCACCGGTTCGCCGCGCGCTACGCCGTGACGGTCGGCGCGCACCTGACCCTGCGCCTCGAGGTCGACAACCTCGACGTCGAGCCCGTGCGGATCGAGGCGGCGCTGCACACCTACCTGCGCGTCACGGACGTCCGGACCGCCGCAGTCGGCGGGCTCGAGGGCGCGCCCTTCCTCGACCGGCTCGCCGGGCCCGAACCCGTTCCGGGCGAGGCCGTCCCCGTGCGGTTCACGCGCGAGACGGATCGGATCTACCTCGGGACCGAGGCCGCCGCGACCCTGACCGATCCCGGCGCTGGGCGCACCGTCACGATCGCCAAGCACGGCTCGCGCAGCACCGTCGTGTGGAACCCGTGGGTCGCGAAGGCCGCCGCGATGGCCGACTTCGGCGACGACGAGTGGCCCGCGATGGTCTGCGTGGAGACCTGCGCCGTCGGGCCAGACGCGATCGTCCTTGCCCCGGGTGCCAGCCACGCGATGACCGCCGTGCTCACCGTCGGCGCCTGA
- a CDS encoding FAD-dependent oxidoreductase, which yields MARQDERPAIVLASRDERTLHLVGTELDRRYGRDYAIVRCRPESAHDLLTHLRDDGTQVALVIGATEDDDGIDVLGAVRELHPAAVRIVVVTWGRFDTAERVFDALGAGRIDHYCVRPEHPRDEEFHRLVTESLEDWSLAVGGGFEAVRIIGDPSAAISHTMRDLFTRNHIPIGFHDAHTERGRELLEAAGLVNPALPVVILRYKPEPTVLVAPTFPQIAEAFGLTSPLPADARFDVTVIGAGPAGLAAAVYAASEGLRVLIIERQAVGGQAGTSSRIRNYPGFPQGVTGNRLAFSAFNQAWSFGATFHFMRGARGLRVDGADRVVDLTDGTSVRSSAVVIASGVEYRRLGVPALEELLGRGVFYGASVTEAPAMRGRRVVVVGGGNSAGQAAVHLARFATHVSVLVRGQVAASMSDYLVRELAALATVDLREGVEVTGGGGDGRLEHVLVRDRATGALSREEADGLFALIGSEPMTGWLDGSVARDAQGFVLTGADVPGGSITGPDGTARPPMMLETSVAGVFAVGDVRYGSVKRVASAVGAGAISIQLLHGYLEDLRAVDPH from the coding sequence ATGGCACGACAGGACGAGCGACCGGCGATCGTGCTGGCCAGTCGCGACGAGCGCACGCTGCACCTGGTGGGCACGGAGCTCGACCGACGCTACGGGCGCGACTACGCCATCGTGCGGTGCCGCCCCGAGAGCGCGCATGACCTGCTGACCCACCTGCGCGACGACGGCACGCAGGTCGCGCTCGTGATCGGCGCCACGGAGGACGACGACGGCATCGACGTCCTCGGCGCCGTACGGGAGCTGCACCCGGCGGCGGTACGCATCGTCGTCGTGACGTGGGGCCGGTTCGACACCGCCGAGCGGGTCTTCGACGCCCTGGGGGCCGGCCGGATCGACCACTACTGCGTGCGCCCCGAGCACCCGCGCGACGAGGAGTTCCACCGGCTCGTCACCGAGTCCCTCGAGGACTGGTCCCTTGCGGTCGGCGGCGGGTTCGAGGCAGTCCGGATCATCGGCGACCCGAGCGCCGCCATCAGCCACACGATGCGCGACCTGTTCACGCGCAACCACATCCCGATCGGCTTCCACGACGCACACACAGAGCGCGGCCGCGAGCTCCTCGAGGCGGCCGGGCTCGTCAACCCAGCGCTGCCGGTCGTGATCCTGCGCTACAAGCCGGAGCCCACCGTGCTGGTGGCTCCGACCTTCCCGCAGATCGCCGAGGCGTTCGGGCTCACCTCGCCGCTGCCGGCAGACGCGCGCTTCGACGTCACCGTCATCGGCGCCGGGCCGGCCGGGCTCGCCGCCGCCGTCTACGCCGCCTCAGAGGGCCTGCGCGTGCTGATCATCGAGCGCCAGGCGGTCGGCGGCCAGGCGGGCACGAGCTCGCGCATCCGCAACTACCCCGGCTTCCCGCAAGGGGTCACCGGGAATCGGCTGGCCTTCAGCGCGTTCAACCAGGCGTGGTCGTTCGGCGCGACGTTCCACTTCATGCGAGGCGCGCGAGGGCTGCGGGTCGACGGCGCGGACCGGGTCGTCGACCTCACCGACGGCACCTCCGTGCGCAGCTCGGCCGTCGTGATCGCGTCGGGCGTCGAGTACCGACGCCTCGGTGTCCCGGCGCTAGAGGAGCTGCTCGGCCGCGGGGTCTTCTACGGCGCGTCAGTGACGGAGGCGCCCGCGATGCGCGGCCGGCGCGTCGTCGTCGTCGGCGGCGGCAACTCGGCCGGGCAAGCGGCCGTGCACCTCGCGCGGTTCGCCACCCACGTGAGCGTGCTCGTGCGCGGCCAGGTCGCGGCGAGCATGTCGGACTACCTCGTGCGGGAGCTCGCGGCGCTCGCCACCGTCGACCTCCGCGAGGGGGTCGAGGTCACGGGCGGGGGCGGCGACGGGAGGCTCGAGCACGTGCTCGTGCGGGACCGGGCGACGGGTGCGCTGAGCCGGGAGGAGGCCGACGGCCTGTTCGCGCTGATCGGCTCCGAGCCGATGACCGGTTGGCTCGACGGCTCGGTCGCCCGCGACGCGCAGGGTTTCGTCCTCACCGGGGCGGACGTGCCCGGCGGGTCGATCACCGGACCGGACGGAACCGCGCGCCCGCCGATGATGCTCGAGACGTCGGTCGCGGGTGTGTTCGCGGTCGGCGACGTCCGGTATGGCTCCGTCAAACGCGTCGCGTCCGCCGTCGGGGCGGGAGCCATCTCGATCCAGCTGCTGCACGGATACCTCGAGGATCTCCGTGCCGTCGACCCGCACTGA
- a CDS encoding universal stress protein produces MTFVLGYDESPGAALALDTALELAARFDETLVLVYGAAPPGGLGEEYAAHRAALEELGRAATAHALERAKAAGVAAEVEIVPAKPAEALLDVADRRDARMIVVGSYGESPLRGVILGSTTYKVLNQSSRPVLVVKA; encoded by the coding sequence ATGACGTTCGTGCTCGGATACGACGAGTCGCCCGGCGCGGCGCTCGCGCTCGATACCGCGCTCGAGCTCGCCGCCCGCTTCGACGAGACCCTCGTGCTCGTCTACGGCGCGGCACCCCCGGGCGGCCTCGGGGAGGAGTACGCGGCCCACCGCGCCGCCCTGGAGGAGCTGGGGCGCGCCGCGACGGCGCACGCGCTCGAGCGGGCGAAGGCGGCCGGCGTCGCCGCTGAGGTCGAGATCGTGCCCGCGAAGCCGGCCGAGGCGCTGCTCGACGTCGCGGACCGGCGCGACGCGCGCATGATTGTGGTCGGCTCGTACGGCGAGAGCCCGCTGCGGGGGGTCATCCTGGGGTCCACGACCTACAAGGTGCTCAACCAGTCGTCCCGGCCGGTTCTCGTCGTCAAGGCGTGA
- a CDS encoding APC family permease, translated as MDTADATAGAPARGGGETATLKPGAIGFVDALVIGLAATSPAYSLAAVLGPIVALVGVHAPGVLLASFVPMLLIASAFYYLNKVDQDCGTTFSWVTRAMGPGFGWIGGWAITMTGVLVIGSLAEVGVRFGLLTLGLDDLAESKLVVTVGAVLLIVLMTWLCVLGTELSARFQNSLILAQVVSLLVFAFVALVQVLQGDAAAGAPSPSLSWFNPFGAGGAALTGGLLLGVFAYWGWESAVNLSEETEDPASAPGRAGIFSTVILLATYLGVAFALVAGVGTDFLTENAAEEEFIFGLLATDILGGWDWVVLLAVTTSAIASTQTTIIPASRTALSMARRQAIPARFAHVHPRYRTPDVSTWWVAGIAIAWYLVLSLTSENALFDSLTALSLLISFYYALTGIACAIYYRRHLLDSARNFLLIGLGPVLGALLLAWLLVESVVDMSDPANSYTGQAWLGVGPPLVIGVGVLATGFVLMAFWRRRDTAFWQEKAGVPDPDLVRGTVGRTT; from the coding sequence ATGGACACCGCCGACGCGACCGCGGGGGCCCCAGCTCGCGGCGGTGGCGAGACTGCCACGCTCAAGCCCGGAGCGATCGGCTTCGTGGACGCCCTCGTGATCGGGCTCGCCGCGACGTCCCCGGCGTACTCGCTCGCGGCCGTCCTCGGGCCGATCGTGGCGCTCGTCGGCGTCCATGCCCCGGGCGTCCTGCTCGCCTCCTTCGTGCCGATGCTGCTGATCGCGTCGGCCTTCTACTACCTGAACAAGGTTGACCAGGACTGCGGGACGACGTTCTCGTGGGTCACCCGCGCGATGGGCCCGGGCTTCGGGTGGATCGGCGGCTGGGCGATCACGATGACGGGCGTGCTCGTGATCGGCTCGCTCGCGGAGGTCGGCGTCCGGTTCGGACTGCTGACCCTCGGGCTGGACGACCTGGCCGAGTCGAAGCTCGTCGTGACCGTCGGAGCCGTCCTGCTGATCGTGCTGATGACCTGGCTGTGCGTGCTCGGGACCGAGCTGTCGGCCCGGTTCCAGAACTCGCTCATCCTGGCGCAGGTGGTCTCGCTGCTGGTGTTCGCGTTCGTCGCGCTCGTCCAGGTGCTCCAAGGCGACGCAGCGGCCGGCGCGCCGAGTCCGTCTCTGTCCTGGTTCAACCCGTTCGGCGCGGGTGGTGCGGCGCTGACCGGCGGCCTGCTGCTCGGCGTCTTCGCCTACTGGGGCTGGGAGTCCGCGGTCAACCTCTCGGAGGAGACCGAGGACCCGGCGAGCGCGCCCGGCCGGGCGGGGATCTTCTCGACCGTGATCCTGCTCGCGACCTACCTCGGGGTCGCGTTCGCGCTCGTCGCCGGCGTCGGGACCGACTTCCTCACCGAGAACGCCGCGGAGGAGGAGTTCATCTTCGGGCTCCTCGCGACCGACATCCTCGGCGGCTGGGACTGGGTCGTGCTGCTCGCCGTGACGACGTCGGCCATCGCGTCGACCCAGACCACGATCATCCCCGCCTCCCGGACGGCGCTGTCGATGGCCCGGCGGCAGGCCATCCCGGCCCGGTTCGCCCACGTGCACCCGCGCTACCGCACGCCCGACGTGTCCACCTGGTGGGTCGCGGGCATCGCGATCGCCTGGTACCTGGTCCTCTCGCTGACCAGCGAGAATGCGCTGTTCGACTCGCTCACGGCGCTCTCGCTGCTGATCTCCTTCTACTACGCGCTGACCGGGATCGCGTGCGCGATCTACTACCGCCGGCACCTGCTCGACAGCGCACGCAACTTCCTGCTCATCGGCCTCGGCCCGGTGCTCGGCGCGCTGCTGCTGGCGTGGCTGCTGGTCGAGTCGGTCGTCGACATGTCCGACCCCGCAAACTCCTACACGGGCCAGGCCTGGCTCGGCGTCGGGCCGCCGCTGGTGATCGGCGTCGGCGTGCTGGCCACCGGGTTCGTGCTGATGGCGTTCTGGCGTCGGCGGGACACGGCCTTCTGGCAGGAGAAGGCCGGGGTGCCGGACCCCGACCTCGTGCGGGGAACTGTCGGGAGGACGACATGA